A single Streptomyces sp. Edi2 DNA region contains:
- a CDS encoding Rieske (2Fe-2S) protein — MRAASSAALAAGGATAAGATATAAARAAESCVVALDALGRLEKLDSLIGPLQRVVRGLPLGRYRDVLHGLPIGHPLHPALVQVPMGAWLSAAVLDAVPGTRRGARLLVGVGILTAGPAAWAGWVDWAEQHEDQMRTGLVHAASIAVAVGLYARSWVQRGRGHTVRGKVLGFAGLCAAGTGGMLGGHLAYRQAAGANKAEPVPHLLDEGWHPVGRVEDFPVGEAVRRELGEVPLLVVRLPGGHLHVLAGRCSHLSGPLTEGTITDGCVVCPWHGSTFRLSDGANVRGPATAPQPSFQVSVDGEGTVRVRLPGAG; from the coding sequence ATGAGAGCGGCATCCTCCGCGGCTCTCGCGGCGGGCGGCGCCACCGCAGCAGGCGCCACCGCAACAGCCGCCGCCCGGGCTGCGGAATCCTGTGTGGTAGCCCTGGACGCGCTGGGCCGCCTGGAGAAGCTGGATTCCCTGATCGGCCCGTTGCAGCGGGTGGTGCGCGGCCTGCCGCTGGGCCGTTACCGCGATGTGCTGCACGGCCTGCCGATCGGCCACCCGCTGCACCCCGCCCTGGTACAGGTGCCCATGGGCGCCTGGCTGTCCGCCGCGGTGCTGGACGCCGTCCCGGGGACCCGGCGCGGTGCCCGCCTCCTGGTGGGGGTGGGCATCCTTACGGCCGGTCCTGCCGCGTGGGCCGGCTGGGTGGACTGGGCCGAGCAGCACGAGGACCAGATGCGTACCGGACTGGTGCACGCGGCGTCGATCGCCGTGGCCGTAGGGCTGTACGCGCGGTCGTGGGTGCAGCGCGGCCGCGGCCACACGGTGCGGGGCAAGGTGCTCGGATTCGCGGGGCTGTGCGCGGCCGGGACCGGCGGAATGCTCGGCGGGCACCTCGCCTACCGGCAGGCCGCGGGTGCCAACAAGGCGGAGCCGGTGCCGCACCTGCTGGACGAGGGCTGGCACCCCGTGGGCAGGGTCGAGGACTTCCCGGTCGGCGAGGCGGTGCGCCGGGAACTGGGCGAGGTCCCGTTGCTGGTGGTGCGGCTGCCGGGCGGGCACCTCCACGTCCTCGCCGGGCGGTGCAGCCACCTCTCGGGGCCCCTGACGGAGGGCACGATCACCGACGGCTGCGTGGTGTGCCCCTGGCACGGCAGCACCTTCCGGCTGTCCGACGGCGCGAATGTCCGTGGCCCGGCCACCGCTCCCCAGCCGTCCTTCCAGGTGAGCGTGGACGGGGAGGGCACCGTCCGGGTACGGCTGCCCGGCGCCGGCTGA
- a CDS encoding SDR family NAD(P)-dependent oxidoreductase — MRVLPAAPSIEGLTAVVTGGSRGLGLLLARQLLRRGCDVVLLARDEAELGRAVGRLAQWRGGTVRPVVCDVRDRAALQDRLAEIARAHDGLDIVIANAGIIQVGPAEALGPDGFQEAMDSIFHGALNTAQAALPHLRRSPAGGRLALIGSVGGLLAVPHLLPYSCAKSAVAALAEGLRAEEGAHGVSVTAVHPGLMRTGSHLHALFGGDRRREYAWFSALAGAPVLSMSAERAAERIVSALQRRRPRIVLTPAARLGARAHGLAPVTTTRLVSAVARVLPRDGARGTVDGSTVAAGEQPPARRLRSVLGALNERAADRYNQR; from the coding sequence ATGCGTGTGCTTCCGGCCGCTCCTTCGATCGAAGGGCTCACCGCCGTCGTCACCGGCGGCTCGCGGGGGCTCGGGCTGCTCCTGGCCCGCCAACTGCTGCGGCGCGGCTGTGATGTGGTGCTGCTGGCCCGGGACGAGGCCGAACTCGGTCGGGCCGTCGGCAGGCTGGCCCAGTGGCGCGGCGGCACGGTGCGCCCAGTGGTGTGCGATGTGCGGGACCGGGCCGCGCTGCAGGACCGCCTCGCGGAGATCGCCAGGGCCCACGACGGGCTGGACATCGTCATCGCCAACGCCGGCATCATCCAGGTCGGCCCGGCCGAAGCGCTCGGCCCGGACGGCTTCCAGGAGGCGATGGACTCCATCTTCCACGGCGCCCTGAACACCGCCCAAGCCGCACTCCCCCACCTCCGGCGCAGTCCGGCCGGCGGCAGGCTGGCGCTCATCGGATCCGTCGGGGGGCTGCTGGCGGTGCCGCACCTGCTGCCGTACTCCTGCGCCAAGTCGGCGGTGGCCGCGCTGGCCGAGGGGCTGCGCGCGGAGGAGGGCGCACACGGCGTCTCGGTGACCGCGGTCCACCCCGGCCTGATGCGCACCGGATCGCACCTCCATGCCCTCTTCGGCGGGGACCGGCGCCGGGAGTACGCCTGGTTCTCGGCACTGGCCGGGGCCCCGGTGCTGTCCATGAGCGCCGAACGGGCCGCGGAACGCATCGTCTCCGCGCTGCAGCGGCGCCGTCCCCGCATCGTGCTGACACCGGCCGCCAGGCTCGGTGCCAGGGCACACGGGCTGGCGCCGGTGACGACCACCCGGCTGGTGTCGGCGGTCGCCCGGGTGCTGCCCCGCGACGGCGCCCGCGGCACCGTCGACGGCTCGACGGTCGCGGCCGGGGAGCAGCCGCCGGCCCGGCGGCTGCGCAGTGTGCTCGGCGCCCTCAACGAACGGGCGGCCGACCGCTACAACCAGCGCTGA
- a CDS encoding DNA starvation/stationary phase protection protein: protein MTEAEGGEVIARLRLRLHALNDLALTLKHVHWNVVGPHFIAVHEMLDPQVEAVRSMVDATAERIATLGGSPTGTPGALTAERTWEDYSVGRAQAIEHLGALDVVYSGVIKDHREAVAATEKTDPVTQDLLIEHLRSLELFQWFVRAHLESAGGKLSTGSDDGEFAAGRAAVDQARRQP from the coding sequence ATGACGGAGGCCGAAGGCGGAGAGGTCATCGCGCGGCTGCGGCTCCGGCTGCATGCGCTCAATGACCTGGCACTCACCCTCAAGCATGTGCACTGGAATGTCGTGGGGCCGCATTTCATCGCCGTCCACGAAATGCTCGACCCGCAGGTCGAGGCCGTCCGCTCGATGGTCGACGCCACGGCCGAACGCATCGCCACGCTCGGCGGCTCCCCGACGGGTACGCCGGGCGCCCTGACCGCCGAGCGGACCTGGGAGGACTACTCCGTCGGACGGGCGCAGGCGATCGAGCACCTGGGAGCGCTGGACGTCGTCTACTCGGGGGTCATCAAGGACCATCGCGAGGCGGTGGCCGCCACCGAGAAGACCGATCCGGTGACGCAGGACCTGCTGATCGAGCATCTGCGGTCGCTGGAACTGTTCCAGTGGTTCGTCCGGGCCCACCTGGAGAGCGCCGGCGGCAAGCTCAGCACCGGCTCCGACGACGGGGAGTTCGCGGCCGGCCGCGCGGCCGTCGACCAGGCACGGCGACAGCCCTGA
- a CDS encoding CsbD family protein, whose protein sequence is MGMGKKARNIGHIVEGKAKETTGRALGNKSLQRRGKTEQALGKMRQAVEKGRDTFKH, encoded by the coding sequence ATGGGCATGGGAAAGAAGGCCAGGAACATCGGCCATATCGTCGAGGGAAAGGCCAAGGAAACGACCGGAAGGGCCCTCGGTAACAAGAGCCTGCAGCGAAGAGGAAAGACCGAACAGGCTCTGGGGAAAATGCGTCAGGCAGTGGAGAAGGGCAGGGACACCTTCAAGCACTGA
- a CDS encoding gas vesicle protein K, whose amino-acid sequence MTAGDRRPGSRFDDVADAAARAFQLLPSTPQDVRPPAGPGPRRPAHRVSADPDTVERDLIKLVLTLVELLRQLMERQALQRVDAGDLTEEQEERLGATLMILHDRMVELCAQYDLSMRDLNLDLGPLGTLLPPAE is encoded by the coding sequence ATGACAGCCGGTGACCGCCGCCCCGGCAGCCGCTTCGACGATGTCGCCGATGCGGCCGCCCGTGCCTTCCAGCTGCTGCCCTCCACACCGCAGGACGTCCGGCCCCCGGCCGGGCCGGGACCACGAAGGCCGGCACACCGGGTCAGCGCCGACCCCGACACGGTCGAGCGGGACCTGATCAAACTCGTCCTCACCCTGGTCGAGCTGCTGCGCCAGCTCATGGAACGCCAGGCCCTGCAGCGGGTCGACGCCGGAGACCTCACCGAGGAACAGGAGGAACGCCTGGGAGCGACGCTGATGATCCTCCATGACCGCATGGTGGAACTCTGCGCGCAATACGACCTTTCGATGCGGGACCTGAATTTGGATCTCGGTCCGCTCGGGACGCTGTTGCCCCCCGCCGAATGA
- a CDS encoding gas vesicle protein, translating to MRPAGGPPAKADEPLPDRQIALIDLLDRLLSGGVVLTGDIVLSIADIDLVRISLRALIVSISEQNPSPWRSTAPLVRDDDDSR from the coding sequence GTGAGGCCGGCGGGCGGGCCGCCGGCCAAGGCGGACGAGCCCCTGCCGGACCGGCAGATCGCCCTGATCGACCTGCTGGACCGGCTGCTCAGCGGAGGCGTGGTCCTCACCGGGGACATCGTCCTGTCCATCGCCGATATCGACCTCGTACGCATCTCGCTGCGCGCCCTGATCGTCTCCATCAGCGAACAGAACCCCTCCCCGTGGCGCTCCACCGCACCCCTGGTACGGGACGACGATGACAGCCGGTGA
- a CDS encoding GvpL/GvpF family gas vesicle protein — MTTESVTYAYAVAQDPDGSLEEALTGLPGVADGPVHLVRAADRGEVVVAVGAVPEQDFEETALRAHLEDLDWLESVARAHHRVIEALAARTTVLPLRLATVYLDDARVRQMLGTRQEAFAERLSDLAAHTEWGVKIYVEAPAATGRPAEPPADADADLSPGRAYLSHRKAQRHAREDAYRDAEEVSRRVEEAARGHAVDRVQHRVQQGELARGPGENVINDAYLVPLEHGESFRAEVSRAAEGSSGVRVEVTGPWAPYSFATPPEAEPLKRAAP, encoded by the coding sequence ATGACGACCGAGAGCGTCACCTACGCCTACGCCGTCGCGCAGGACCCCGACGGCTCGCTGGAGGAGGCCCTGACCGGGCTGCCGGGCGTCGCGGACGGGCCGGTGCACCTGGTGCGCGCGGCAGACCGCGGCGAGGTGGTGGTCGCCGTGGGCGCCGTACCCGAGCAGGACTTCGAAGAGACCGCACTGCGCGCGCATCTGGAGGACCTGGACTGGCTGGAGTCGGTGGCCCGCGCCCACCACCGGGTGATCGAGGCGCTGGCCGCCCGCACCACCGTCCTGCCGCTCCGTCTGGCGACGGTCTACCTCGACGACGCCCGGGTGCGGCAGATGCTCGGCACCCGCCAGGAGGCGTTCGCCGAGCGGCTGTCCGACCTGGCCGCGCACACGGAGTGGGGCGTGAAGATCTACGTCGAGGCGCCCGCGGCCACCGGCCGGCCCGCCGAGCCGCCCGCGGACGCGGACGCGGACCTGAGCCCCGGACGGGCCTACCTCAGCCACCGCAAGGCACAGCGGCACGCCCGCGAGGACGCCTACCGGGATGCCGAAGAGGTCTCCCGGCGCGTGGAGGAAGCGGCCCGCGGCCATGCGGTCGACCGGGTCCAGCACCGGGTGCAGCAGGGTGAACTCGCCCGTGGCCCCGGGGAGAACGTCATCAACGACGCTTACCTCGTACCGCTGGAGCACGGCGAGAGCTTCCGGGCCGAGGTCTCCCGGGCAGCGGAGGGAAGCTCCGGGGTGCGCGTCGAGGTCACCGGGCCCTGGGCCCCGTACTCCTTCGCCACGCCCCCCGAAGCCGAACCGCTGAAGCGAGCCGCCCCGTGA
- a CDS encoding gas vesicle protein encodes MNEPVARRTGDYPSRAGPYSGQGSSANLADILERVLDKGIVIAGDIQINLLDIELLTIKLRLLIASVDKAKEMGIDWWEHDPSLSSRAADGHHSLAEENKRLRAEIAALRESSELYPAADEEDAEEEGEDEAGDYAEEAEETEEYEDAEEADRPAATRRSSRASRPTRTSRAKRAAPRNKRRDES; translated from the coding sequence GTGAACGAACCCGTCGCCCGGAGGACGGGTGACTACCCGTCCAGGGCCGGCCCGTACAGCGGCCAGGGCTCCTCGGCCAATCTCGCCGACATCCTGGAGCGGGTCCTGGACAAGGGCATCGTCATCGCGGGCGATATCCAGATCAATCTGCTGGACATCGAACTGCTCACCATCAAGCTGCGCCTGCTGATCGCCTCGGTGGACAAGGCGAAGGAGATGGGCATCGACTGGTGGGAGCACGACCCGTCACTCTCCTCCCGCGCCGCCGACGGCCACCACTCGCTCGCGGAGGAGAACAAGCGGCTGCGCGCCGAGATCGCGGCCCTGCGCGAGAGCAGCGAGCTGTACCCGGCCGCGGACGAGGAGGACGCCGAGGAGGAAGGCGAGGACGAAGCCGGGGACTACGCGGAGGAGGCCGAGGAGACAGAAGAGTACGAGGACGCGGAGGAGGCGGACCGCCCGGCCGCCACCCGCCGCTCCTCCCGCGCCTCACGCCCCACGCGCACGTCACGCGCCAAACGGGCCGCGCCCCGTAACAAGCGGCGGGACGAGTCATGA
- a CDS encoding gas vesicle protein GvpG — MGLLSQIATFPLAPVRGVAWVMERALEAAENEYYDPEPIERELAELERALLAGEISEEAFDRREDELLDRLDEIRAHAQGTDTT; from the coding sequence ATGGGCCTGTTGAGCCAGATCGCCACCTTTCCGCTGGCGCCGGTGCGCGGCGTGGCATGGGTCATGGAACGCGCGCTGGAGGCCGCGGAGAACGAGTACTACGACCCCGAACCCATCGAGCGGGAACTCGCCGAGCTGGAACGGGCCTTGCTGGCGGGAGAGATCTCCGAGGAGGCCTTCGACCGGCGCGAGGACGAACTCCTGGACCGGCTGGACGAGATCAGGGCCCATGCCCAGGGCACCGACACCACCTGA
- a CDS encoding GvpL/GvpF family gas vesicle protein gives MSVYVYSIVATTHPQRLEGLDGVGKPPSTLRTVQTEELSAVVSDAPEELRPKRRDLAAHQAVQEQLMADGTVLPLQFGFTTTDDDAVRDVLEERAEEFTERLEALAGCAEYHLKAAQEEEAMLRQILQESDEARALNEQIRSGTGSPDLPLALGELVSQEVQARQDRLAGQVLDALRGFAQEESGSQPAGNDFLSVSFLVERDNEKSFLAAEQDLAKELGEDFDLRLLGPLPAYSFV, from the coding sequence ATGTCCGTCTACGTGTACTCCATTGTCGCGACCACCCACCCACAACGACTCGAGGGCCTGGACGGGGTGGGGAAACCGCCGTCCACCCTGCGCACGGTGCAGACCGAGGAGCTCTCCGCGGTCGTCAGCGACGCCCCCGAGGAGCTGCGTCCCAAGCGCCGCGACCTCGCCGCCCACCAGGCCGTCCAGGAGCAGCTGATGGCCGACGGCACGGTCCTGCCCCTGCAGTTCGGCTTCACGACCACCGACGACGACGCCGTGCGGGACGTGCTGGAGGAGCGTGCGGAGGAATTCACCGAGCGGCTGGAGGCGCTGGCGGGCTGTGCCGAATACCACCTGAAGGCCGCCCAGGAGGAGGAGGCGATGCTGCGGCAGATCCTGCAGGAGTCGGATGAGGCCCGTGCGCTCAACGAGCAGATCAGAAGCGGCACCGGAAGCCCCGACCTGCCGCTCGCCCTGGGTGAACTGGTCTCCCAGGAAGTGCAGGCACGGCAGGACCGGCTGGCCGGCCAAGTCCTCGATGCGCTGCGTGGGTTCGCCCAGGAGGAGAGCGGGTCCCAGCCGGCCGGGAACGATTTCCTGAGCGTGTCCTTCCTCGTGGAACGGGACAACGAGAAGAGTTTCCTCGCTGCTGAGCAGGATCTCGCCAAGGAGCTGGGGGAGGACTTCGACCTCCGGCTGCTCGGCCCGCTTCCCGCCTACAGCTTCGTCTAG
- a CDS encoding gas vesicle structural protein GvpA, with product MTVVPQGGGPVATGGGGGSGNLYDILDLILDRGLVIDVFVRVSLVGIEILKIDARIVVASVDTYLRFAEACNRLDLEEGRKAPSQLTDIVGEVTEGGSHGKAKGALSGAAEAVTDALKGGGDEEREERHKEPAERRERPARRPARRRKE from the coding sequence GTGACTGTGGTGCCGCAAGGCGGAGGACCCGTCGCCACCGGCGGCGGAGGGGGCTCCGGAAATCTCTACGACATCCTCGACCTGATCCTGGACCGCGGGCTGGTCATCGACGTCTTCGTGCGTGTGTCGCTGGTGGGTATCGAAATCCTCAAGATCGATGCCCGCATCGTCGTGGCGAGCGTCGACACCTACCTGCGCTTCGCCGAGGCCTGTAACCGCCTCGACCTGGAGGAGGGGCGCAAGGCTCCCTCCCAGCTGACCGACATCGTCGGCGAGGTCACCGAGGGCGGTTCGCACGGCAAGGCCAAGGGCGCGCTGTCCGGGGCCGCGGAAGCGGTGACCGACGCCCTCAAGGGCGGCGGGGACGAGGAGCGCGAGGAGAGGCACAAGGAGCCCGCCGAGCGGCGCGAGCGCCCGGCTCGCCGGCCGGCCCGGCGCCGAAAGGAATGA
- a CDS encoding gas vesicle protein — translation MAADEEDEAGETRRPSGKKTARKTARKTSSVRADRRESESETERTARRVSAPRAMRYAAEQLEELLGRAPESVSSVKPTEDGWQADVEVLELERVPATTSVMATYRVVLDKEGELVAYERTRRYTRGQIDRR, via the coding sequence ATGGCCGCAGACGAAGAGGACGAGGCCGGAGAAACCCGGCGTCCGTCCGGTAAGAAGACCGCCAGGAAGACCGCCAGGAAAACCAGCAGTGTTCGGGCCGACCGCCGCGAGAGCGAAAGCGAAACGGAGCGCACGGCCCGCCGCGTTTCCGCGCCACGTGCCATGCGGTACGCGGCCGAGCAACTGGAAGAGCTGCTGGGCCGGGCGCCCGAGTCCGTCTCCTCGGTGAAGCCGACGGAGGACGGCTGGCAGGCGGACGTGGAAGTCCTGGAGCTGGAACGTGTCCCCGCGACCACCAGCGTGATGGCGACGTACCGGGTGGTGCTGGACAAGGAGGGCGAGCTGGTGGCGTACGAGCGCACCCGCCGCTACACCCGAGGCCAGATCGACCGGCGTTGA
- a CDS encoding SpoIIE family protein phosphatase, with amino-acid sequence MTGGAGADPVGRELLCALRETGASAGGLYVRADDEPVLQLTVMSGLPAPFLAPWSRVALAAPIPVAVASREQRLVWAGGRRQLSRDFPRTAVAVPYEFSLAAAPVGGTIGPRGALLLLWPADHAPRLSADERAAMEASCRRLAALLRERPRAEGSAPPAGGPASRPDASASASAGPRVLTIPPARTVGPDEARAAADCLERLPGGCCALDLEGRITLVTTGAAGLLGERDSRLIGARPWEILPWLRDPAFEDRYRAAVISRRPVSFTACRPPDQWLTFRLFPDGRGLSVWITPSGKDHSPVEPYPTPADVMPARAGQVYHVLHLSAALTEAVGVQDVVDLVADQIVPAFGAQGMIMYSAEAGRLRTIGHRGYSAEAVDAFEGVALGAAVSPAVHALATGEPSFYTTREEMERDYPGLPQLTGKAARAVLPLIVSGRPVGCCILSYTRPRTFSQDEQQVLTSLAGLIAQALDRARLYDTKQQLAHDLQAALLPHGLPRVPGFAVAARYLPATRGMDIGGDFYDLIRLDGDSIAAVIGDVQGHNAAAAAFMGQARTAVRAYATAGASPAEVLARTNRLLADLDPDLFTSCLYVHIDLRTRRACLAGAGHPPPLLRHPDRHTTVLHIPPGLLLGVEPGARYTATEITLPPQSVLALYTDGLVETPGTDPEHSVADLARRLNDAPPVGPERLADALLECRQDDTERQDDVALMLLAALPAGPVTPV; translated from the coding sequence ATGACCGGCGGCGCCGGAGCCGACCCGGTGGGCCGGGAACTGCTGTGCGCGCTGCGGGAGACCGGAGCGTCGGCCGGCGGGCTGTATGTGCGGGCGGACGACGAGCCGGTGCTGCAGCTGACCGTCATGAGCGGGCTCCCGGCGCCCTTCCTGGCGCCCTGGAGCCGGGTGGCGCTGGCAGCGCCGATCCCGGTCGCCGTCGCCTCGCGCGAACAGCGCCTGGTGTGGGCGGGCGGCCGGCGGCAGCTGTCCCGTGACTTCCCCCGTACCGCGGTGGCCGTGCCCTATGAGTTCTCGCTGGCGGCCGCGCCGGTCGGCGGCACCATCGGCCCCCGGGGGGCGCTGCTGTTGCTGTGGCCGGCCGACCACGCACCACGGCTCTCGGCGGACGAGCGCGCGGCGATGGAGGCCTCGTGCCGACGCCTGGCGGCACTGCTGCGGGAACGCCCCCGGGCCGAAGGCTCCGCTCCCCCGGCCGGTGGCCCCGCTTCCCGGCCCGATGCCTCCGCTTCCGCGTCCGCGGGGCCGCGGGTGCTGACCATCCCGCCGGCACGGACCGTGGGCCCGGACGAGGCGCGGGCGGCGGCCGACTGTCTGGAGCGGCTGCCCGGCGGCTGCTGCGCCCTCGACCTGGAAGGACGTATCACCCTGGTGACAACCGGCGCGGCCGGGCTGCTCGGCGAGCGGGACAGCCGGCTGATCGGCGCGCGCCCCTGGGAGATCCTGCCGTGGCTGCGCGACCCGGCCTTCGAGGACCGCTACCGTGCCGCGGTGATCAGTCGCCGGCCGGTGTCGTTCACCGCCTGCCGGCCACCGGATCAGTGGCTCACCTTCCGGCTGTTCCCGGACGGCAGGGGCCTGAGCGTGTGGATCACTCCCTCGGGCAAGGACCACAGCCCGGTGGAGCCGTATCCCACACCGGCCGACGTCATGCCCGCACGGGCCGGCCAGGTCTACCACGTGCTGCATCTTTCGGCCGCTCTCACCGAGGCCGTGGGGGTCCAGGACGTCGTCGATCTCGTCGCCGACCAGATCGTGCCGGCGTTCGGTGCCCAGGGCATGATCATGTACTCCGCTGAGGCGGGCCGGCTGCGGACCATCGGCCACCGCGGCTACTCCGCCGAGGCCGTCGACGCCTTCGAAGGCGTCGCCCTCGGCGCCGCCGTCAGCCCCGCCGTCCATGCCCTCGCCACCGGTGAACCCAGCTTCTACACCACCCGCGAGGAGATGGAACGCGACTACCCGGGACTGCCGCAGCTGACCGGCAAGGCGGCCCGGGCGGTGCTGCCGCTGATCGTGTCCGGCCGCCCGGTCGGCTGCTGCATCCTCTCGTACACCCGGCCCCGTACGTTCAGCCAGGACGAGCAGCAGGTCCTCACCTCGCTCGCCGGCCTGATCGCCCAGGCGCTCGACCGTGCCCGGCTCTACGACACCAAGCAGCAACTGGCGCACGATCTGCAGGCCGCCCTGCTGCCGCACGGCCTGCCCCGGGTACCGGGCTTCGCCGTCGCCGCCCGCTATCTGCCGGCGACCCGCGGTATGGACATCGGCGGCGACTTCTACGATCTGATCCGCCTCGACGGCGACAGCATCGCCGCCGTCATCGGCGATGTGCAGGGCCACAACGCGGCCGCCGCCGCCTTCATGGGGCAGGCCCGCACCGCCGTCCGCGCCTATGCGACCGCCGGCGCCTCCCCCGCCGAGGTACTGGCGCGGACGAACCGGCTGCTGGCCGACCTGGACCCGGATCTGTTCACCAGCTGTCTGTACGTCCATATCGACCTGCGCACCCGGCGGGCGTGCCTGGCCGGCGCCGGCCATCCGCCGCCGCTGCTGCGTCACCCCGACCGGCACACCACGGTGCTGCACATCCCTCCGGGGCTGCTCCTGGGCGTCGAGCCCGGTGCCCGGTACACCGCCACAGAGATCACCCTGCCGCCGCAGTCCGTGCTGGCCCTGTACACCGACGGCCTGGTCGAAACGCCGGGCACCGATCCGGAGCACTCCGTCGCCGACCTCGCCCGGCGCCTCAACGACGCGCCGCCGGTGGGTCCGGAACGCCTCGCCGACGCCCTCCTGGAATGCCGGCAGGACGATACGGAACGGCAGGACGACGTGGCCCTGATGCTGCTCGCCGCCTTGCCGGCCGGGCCGGTCACACCCGTTTGA
- a CDS encoding PP2C family protein-serine/threonine phosphatase yields the protein MGLPLLAAAPLVAGAMLSFRSACVVVAVACVVSVGLDLERGRPATPRYVDLAVVGLIGVLALAVNRLLLRQGRDLALARDVAEAVQRAVLPDPPREVGPLAVAAGYTAAQAEARIGGDLYAVQETPFGVRMIIGDVRGKGMEAVAAVSVAIGAFRQEAEYAPTLATLVQRLDEAMARAAARSGPVTSTEGFTTAVLAEVSDDGGALSLVNRGHPPPYLVHGGQLVRLDPTLPQLPLGMGLGDTAPAGSAPVDVVRLPLGASLLLVTDGVTEARDAAGTFYDPVSSRRMGRRFTEPEALVEALTKDVGRWTGDNHQDDMAILAVTRRGASLPSLPATSPAHS from the coding sequence ATGGGCCTCCCGCTGCTGGCGGCCGCACCGCTGGTCGCGGGTGCCATGCTCTCCTTCCGTTCCGCGTGCGTCGTCGTGGCTGTCGCCTGTGTGGTCTCGGTCGGGCTGGATCTCGAACGCGGACGTCCGGCGACGCCTCGGTACGTCGATCTGGCCGTGGTCGGCCTGATCGGTGTGCTGGCGCTCGCGGTCAACCGGCTCCTGCTGCGCCAAGGGCGCGACCTCGCCCTGGCCAGGGATGTGGCGGAGGCGGTCCAGCGCGCTGTGCTCCCCGATCCGCCCCGGGAGGTCGGGCCGCTGGCGGTGGCTGCCGGGTACACCGCGGCGCAGGCCGAGGCGCGGATCGGCGGCGATCTCTACGCGGTGCAGGAGACGCCGTTCGGGGTGCGGATGATCATCGGGGATGTACGGGGCAAAGGGATGGAGGCCGTCGCCGCCGTGTCCGTCGCCATCGGCGCCTTCCGTCAGGAGGCGGAGTACGCCCCCACCCTGGCCACCCTGGTCCAGCGGCTGGACGAGGCCATGGCCAGGGCCGCGGCCAGGAGCGGCCCGGTGACCTCCACCGAAGGATTCACCACCGCCGTGCTGGCCGAGGTGTCCGACGACGGCGGGGCGCTGAGCCTGGTCAACCGCGGGCATCCGCCGCCGTACCTGGTCCACGGCGGGCAGCTCGTACGGCTCGACCCGACCCTCCCGCAGCTGCCTCTCGGCATGGGACTGGGGGACACCGCACCGGCCGGCTCCGCGCCCGTCGATGTGGTGCGGCTGCCCCTGGGCGCCTCGCTGCTGCTGGTCACCGACGGTGTCACCGAGGCCAGGGACGCGGCGGGCACCTTCTACGATCCGGTCTCCTCGCGCCGTATGGGCAGACGGTTCACCGAACCGGAGGCGCTGGTGGAGGCCCTGACCAAGGACGTCGGCCGCTGGACCGGGGACAACCACCAGGACGACATGGCCATCCTGGCCGTCACCCGGCGTGGTGCGTCCTTGCCGTCCTTGCCGGCAACCTCCCCTGCGCACAGCTGA